The Triticum aestivum cultivar Chinese Spring chromosome 3A, IWGSC CS RefSeq v2.1, whole genome shotgun sequence genome includes a region encoding these proteins:
- the LOC123061726 gene encoding zinc finger CCHC domain-containing protein 9 isoform X1, whose translation MTPTKGATPATKHTRHAPRLRYASHRSVPVAWQTSQETPSAPRPPTHDGRLPSGCCCAFRTPAPRRPQHDGGWSGRVPGRHSCSAEGTPPLPWPTAPERRNTAPVAERGKLRSWVGPNGQYYRELPCPNCRGRGYTPCKKCGIDRSSLDCPMCNGKGIRMCMQCGGECVIWQESIDEQPWEEVRSSSPLKVKEDDEVDRLEIKIDTSKRPRRTYPSPSPEVAMKISRSLRSLNAKTGLFTKHMKIIHQDAKLHAQRVAAIKRTKGTAAARNQASEKQKAFFRDPENRLKRSIAMKGVKFYCSKCGQEGHRSFYCPTVREISARVQFRCRLCGEKGHNSRTCGNPKSENEHQRQPRHCSLCGEKGHNRRNCPGSPEAEVGASGHITKKVNRHNSGVYSCSFCKERGHNRRTCPKRNASLG comes from the exons ATGACACCGACGAAAGGAGCAACGCCAGCCACAAAACACACGCGCCACGCGCCCCGGCTGCGCTACGCGAGCCACCGCTCCGTCCCCGTCGCGTGGCAAACGAGCCAAGAGACGCCGAGTGCACCGCGTCCTCCCACGCACGACGGACGCCTCCCCTCAGGATGCTGCTGCGCCTTCCGTACGCCCGCCCCGCGCCGTCCACAGCACGATGGAGGCTGGAGCGGGCGCGTGCCCGGCCGGCACAGCTGCTCCGCCGAGGGCACGCCGCCGCTTCCTTGGCCGACGGCGCCGGAGCGCCG GAATACTGCCCCGGTTGCAGAGAGGGGGAAGCTGAGGTCCTGGGTTGGTCCAAATGGGCAATACTATCGAGAGCTGCCTTGCCCTAACTGTAGGGGTAGAGGATACACTCCTTGCAAAAAGTGCGGGATAGACAGATCCAGCTTGGACTGCCCTATGTGCAATGGCAAG GGGATTAGGATGTGTATGCAATGTGGTGGAGAATGTGTGATATGGCAAGAATCTATTGATGAACAACCATGGGAGGAAGTTCGATCTAG TTCACCCTTGAAAGTAAAGGAAGATGATGAGGTCGACAGACTAGAGATAAAGATCGACACCTCAAAAAGACCGAGGCGTACTTATCCATCACCATCCCCAGAAGTTGCCATGAAGATTAGCCGATCTCTAAGA AGTCTGAATGCTAAAACAGGATTGTTTACTAAGCACATGAAGATTATACACCAAGACGCCAAATTGCATGCTCAAAGAGTTGCTGCGATTAAG AGAACAAAAGGTACTGCTGCAGCAAGAAATCAGGCTTCTGAAAAACAAAAGGCATTCTTCAGGGATCCTGAGAATCGGCTCAAGAGAAGCATTGCCATGAAAG GAGTGAAATTTTACTGCAGTAAATGCGGGCAAGAAGGACACCGAAGCTTCTATTGCCCAACAGTGAGGGAAATTTCAGCCAGAGTGCAATTCAGATGCCGGTTATGTGGGGAAAAGGGGCATAATAGCCGAACGTGTGGAAACCCAAAGTCAGAGAATGAACATCAGCGGCAACCTCGGCATTGTAGCCTATGCGGTGAAAAGGGTCACAACCGAAGAAACTGCCCTGGGTCTCCAGAGGCGGAGGTTGGCGCTTCTGGCCATATTACTAAGAAAGTTAACCGTCATAATTCAGGTGTTTATTCATGTAGCTTCTGCAAAGAAAGGGGGCATAATAGACGGACATGTCCGAAGAGAAATGCTAGCTTAGGATAA
- the LOC123061726 gene encoding zinc finger CCHC domain-containing protein 9 isoform X2 has protein sequence MLLRLPYARPAPSTARWRLERARARPAQLLRRGHAAASLADGAGAPLHYDPLADLLGPDVDPSPSQNTAPVAERGKLRSWVGPNGQYYRELPCPNCRGRGYTPCKKCGIDRSSLDCPMCNGKGIRMCMQCGGECVIWQESIDEQPWEEVRSSSPLKVKEDDEVDRLEIKIDTSKRPRRTYPSPSPEVAMKISRSLRSLNAKTGLFTKHMKIIHQDAKLHAQRVAAIKRTKGTAAARNQASEKQKAFFRDPENRLKRSIAMKGVKFYCSKCGQEGHRSFYCPTVREISARVQFRCRLCGEKGHNSRTCGNPKSENEHQRQPRHCSLCGEKGHNRRNCPGSPEAEVGASGHITKKVNRHNSGVYSCSFCKERGHNRRTCPKRNASLG, from the exons ATGCTGCTGCGCCTTCCGTACGCCCGCCCCGCGCCGTCCACAGCACGATGGAGGCTGGAGCGGGCGCGTGCCCGGCCGGCACAGCTGCTCCGCCGAGGGCACGCCGCCGCTTCCTTGGCCGACGGCGCCGGAGCGCCG CTCCACTACGACCCGTTGGCCGACCTTCTGGGCCCAGATGTCGACCCCAGCCCCTCGCA GAATACTGCCCCGGTTGCAGAGAGGGGGAAGCTGAGGTCCTGGGTTGGTCCAAATGGGCAATACTATCGAGAGCTGCCTTGCCCTAACTGTAGGGGTAGAGGATACACTCCTTGCAAAAAGTGCGGGATAGACAGATCCAGCTTGGACTGCCCTATGTGCAATGGCAAG GGGATTAGGATGTGTATGCAATGTGGTGGAGAATGTGTGATATGGCAAGAATCTATTGATGAACAACCATGGGAGGAAGTTCGATCTAG TTCACCCTTGAAAGTAAAGGAAGATGATGAGGTCGACAGACTAGAGATAAAGATCGACACCTCAAAAAGACCGAGGCGTACTTATCCATCACCATCCCCAGAAGTTGCCATGAAGATTAGCCGATCTCTAAGA AGTCTGAATGCTAAAACAGGATTGTTTACTAAGCACATGAAGATTATACACCAAGACGCCAAATTGCATGCTCAAAGAGTTGCTGCGATTAAG AGAACAAAAGGTACTGCTGCAGCAAGAAATCAGGCTTCTGAAAAACAAAAGGCATTCTTCAGGGATCCTGAGAATCGGCTCAAGAGAAGCATTGCCATGAAAG GAGTGAAATTTTACTGCAGTAAATGCGGGCAAGAAGGACACCGAAGCTTCTATTGCCCAACAGTGAGGGAAATTTCAGCCAGAGTGCAATTCAGATGCCGGTTATGTGGGGAAAAGGGGCATAATAGCCGAACGTGTGGAAACCCAAAGTCAGAGAATGAACATCAGCGGCAACCTCGGCATTGTAGCCTATGCGGTGAAAAGGGTCACAACCGAAGAAACTGCCCTGGGTCTCCAGAGGCGGAGGTTGGCGCTTCTGGCCATATTACTAAGAAAGTTAACCGTCATAATTCAGGTGTTTATTCATGTAGCTTCTGCAAAGAAAGGGGGCATAATAGACGGACATGTCCGAAGAGAAATGCTAGCTTAGGATAA
- the LOC123061726 gene encoding uncharacterized protein isoform X4 has protein sequence MTPTKGATPATKHTRHAPRLRYASHRSVPVAWQTSQETPSAPRPPTHDGRLPSGCCCAFRTPAPRRPQHDGGWSGRVPGRHSCSAEGTPPLPWPTAPERRNTAPVAERGKLRSWVGPNGQYYRELPCPNCRGRGYTPCKKCGIDRSSLDCPMCNGKGIRMCMQCGGECVIWQESIDEQPWEEVRSSSPLKVKEDDEVDRLEIKIDTSKRPRRTYPSPSPEVAMKISRSLRSLNAKTGLFTKHMKIIHQDAKLHAQRVAAIKVLLQQEIRLLKNKRHSSGILRIGSREALP, from the exons ATGACACCGACGAAAGGAGCAACGCCAGCCACAAAACACACGCGCCACGCGCCCCGGCTGCGCTACGCGAGCCACCGCTCCGTCCCCGTCGCGTGGCAAACGAGCCAAGAGACGCCGAGTGCACCGCGTCCTCCCACGCACGACGGACGCCTCCCCTCAGGATGCTGCTGCGCCTTCCGTACGCCCGCCCCGCGCCGTCCACAGCACGATGGAGGCTGGAGCGGGCGCGTGCCCGGCCGGCACAGCTGCTCCGCCGAGGGCACGCCGCCGCTTCCTTGGCCGACGGCGCCGGAGCGCCG GAATACTGCCCCGGTTGCAGAGAGGGGGAAGCTGAGGTCCTGGGTTGGTCCAAATGGGCAATACTATCGAGAGCTGCCTTGCCCTAACTGTAGGGGTAGAGGATACACTCCTTGCAAAAAGTGCGGGATAGACAGATCCAGCTTGGACTGCCCTATGTGCAATGGCAAG GGGATTAGGATGTGTATGCAATGTGGTGGAGAATGTGTGATATGGCAAGAATCTATTGATGAACAACCATGGGAGGAAGTTCGATCTAG TTCACCCTTGAAAGTAAAGGAAGATGATGAGGTCGACAGACTAGAGATAAAGATCGACACCTCAAAAAGACCGAGGCGTACTTATCCATCACCATCCCCAGAAGTTGCCATGAAGATTAGCCGATCTCTAAGA AGTCTGAATGCTAAAACAGGATTGTTTACTAAGCACATGAAGATTATACACCAAGACGCCAAATTGCATGCTCAAAGAGTTGCTGCGATTAAG GTACTGCTGCAGCAAGAAATCAGGCTTCTGAAAAACAAAAGGCATTCTTCAGGGATCCTGAGAATCGGCTCAAGAGAAGCATTGCCATGA
- the LOC123061726 gene encoding uncharacterized protein isoform X3 — translation MTPTKGATPATKHTRHAPRLRYASHRSVPVAWQTSQETPSAPRPPTHDGRLPSGCCCAFRTPAPRRPQHDGGWSGRVPGRHSCSAEGTPPLPWPTAPERRNTAPVAERGKLRSWVGPNGQYYRELPCPNCRGRGYTPCKKCGIDRSSLDCPMCNGKGIRMCMQCGGECVIWQESIDEQPWEEVRSSSPLKVKEDDEVDRLEIKIDTSKRPRRTYPSPSPEVAMKISRSLRSLNAKTGLFTKHMKIIHQDAKLHAQRVAAIKSSIFFLCLNSREQKVLLQQEIRLLKNKRHSSGILRIGSREALP, via the exons ATGACACCGACGAAAGGAGCAACGCCAGCCACAAAACACACGCGCCACGCGCCCCGGCTGCGCTACGCGAGCCACCGCTCCGTCCCCGTCGCGTGGCAAACGAGCCAAGAGACGCCGAGTGCACCGCGTCCTCCCACGCACGACGGACGCCTCCCCTCAGGATGCTGCTGCGCCTTCCGTACGCCCGCCCCGCGCCGTCCACAGCACGATGGAGGCTGGAGCGGGCGCGTGCCCGGCCGGCACAGCTGCTCCGCCGAGGGCACGCCGCCGCTTCCTTGGCCGACGGCGCCGGAGCGCCG GAATACTGCCCCGGTTGCAGAGAGGGGGAAGCTGAGGTCCTGGGTTGGTCCAAATGGGCAATACTATCGAGAGCTGCCTTGCCCTAACTGTAGGGGTAGAGGATACACTCCTTGCAAAAAGTGCGGGATAGACAGATCCAGCTTGGACTGCCCTATGTGCAATGGCAAG GGGATTAGGATGTGTATGCAATGTGGTGGAGAATGTGTGATATGGCAAGAATCTATTGATGAACAACCATGGGAGGAAGTTCGATCTAG TTCACCCTTGAAAGTAAAGGAAGATGATGAGGTCGACAGACTAGAGATAAAGATCGACACCTCAAAAAGACCGAGGCGTACTTATCCATCACCATCCCCAGAAGTTGCCATGAAGATTAGCCGATCTCTAAGA AGTCTGAATGCTAAAACAGGATTGTTTACTAAGCACATGAAGATTATACACCAAGACGCCAAATTGCATGCTCAAAGAGTTGCTGCGATTAAG TCATCTATTTTCTTCCTCTGCCTTAACTCAAGAGAACAAAAGGTACTGCTGCAGCAAGAAATCAGGCTTCTGAAAAACAAAAGGCATTCTTCAGGGATCCTGAGAATCGGCTCAAGAGAAGCATTGCCATGA